The Hymenobacter swuensis DY53 genome includes the window TCCCAGGACCGCTGGCACATACAGTTTATCCCGTGAGTTCACCCATTGAACATCGTATCATGCACGTCCGAGGCCGGGTACAGGGCGTTTTCTTTCGCCAGAGTACCCAGCACGAAGCCCGCCGCCTGGGCCTTACCGGCACCGTGCGCAACAACCCCGACGGTACCGTCACCATCGAAGCCGAAGGTCCGGCCGCTGCCCTCGACGCGCTGGAAGCTTGGTGCCATACAGGCCCGCCGGCGGCCCGGGTAGACCAAGTAACGGCCACGCCGGGTGCGGTGCAGGGCCATCAAGAATTTAGCGTTCAGCGCTAAGTATACCTTCTCTACTATGAAAAACTGGCTGATTCTGCTGCTGGCCATTGTGGCCGAAACCATTGGCACCTCAGCCCTGAAAGCCTCGGAGGGATTTACCCGACTCTGGCCCAGTGTAGTAGTAGTGGCCGGGTACGCACTGGCCTTCTATTGCCTCAGCCTAACGCTCAAGGCCATTCCTATTGGCATTGCCTATGCCGTATGGTCGGGCGTGGGTATTGTGCTCATTACGCTGGTAGGAGTGGTGCTGTACAAACAGATTCCCGACCTGCCCGCCATTATTGGCCTGCTCCTGATTCTGACGGGGATTATCGTCATCAACGTCTTCTCCAAAACCTCCGCGCACTGAACCGAGTAAGATTGCCGGAAGTACGGGTGGTACCAGTTGCTATATGACCAGCCAGCACAGCTGCCCGTCTTTCATCACCAACCTGTTCATTATATCGGTATTGTACTGTCTTTACTACAGTTTCCGATATGAAGCCTACGCTTCGGCTGAAGCGGAGTGATTCAACCTCGGCGTCAGACGCGCCGCAACTCCTCCACCCACACGTCCAGCTTATCGGCAGCGTGCAGCAGGGGTGGGCCGGCCGGTGTGGACAGACCGTGACTTTCGACTAGTGTGGATTCCCAACGCGTAAGGGTGGCCTCGCGCAATGCCCAGGGCGCGTGCCAGAGCTGCCCCCGCCACAAACTATTCCCATGCTGCCCGGCGCGTACCGTATGGCCGGCCGTATAGAGGTGATACCGCTCAGTAAGGAAATGGGCCAAAGTGTTGGGCTGGGCCAGGGGCAGCGCGGCCCCCGGCTGCCAGGAGGCCGCAAACGTAGCCGCTGGCTCGCTGCGGTGCGTGCGCGTGGCCGTGGCGTGCAGCGTGCCGTCGGGTGTGTGGGTGAGCTGCATGCGGGCGTGCAGGTAAGGCAGATGAAACAGGGTGCGGGCGGCCCACACGCCCAGTGGCTGGGTAGCATCCAACGACAAAAACCACACGCCCGGCACCCCGTCGAGGCGGGCGTAGGTGCGCACGTTCAGCTCGTGCAGCGCGCTCAGGCCCGGCACGGCCGGCAAGCCCAGCGGCCGGATGTGACTCATGGTAAACGGCACTACGCCCAGCCACGCCTGCCCGTCGAACAAGTCCAGCTCCAGGCGCGGCGGCAGGTAAGGGCGCAGCACTTCCGGGCTTACAGGCCAGTGCGCAAACAGCAGGTTGCTCCACCGTTGCCGCATCAGGGGCCAGCGGGACGAGCGGACGGGAGGCAGATAATCGGACAAGGGAAGCAGGTGGGGAAGCGTGAGGCTCAGGTTGTGCGTACAACCGTGCGGCCGGTAAAACCTCCCGCAAGAATTCAACAATAAAGCCGGGATGTAGCTCAACACTACAACCCGGCTCATATCGTTGCCGAAATCAATATGAATCTAGCCAGCCTGCCGGTATACTACTCTTCCCGGTTTTCCAGCCGCTGCCGCAACTCCCGTACTTCGCTTTTCTACGTGGTTTGGATGTTCTGCACTGTATCATTAGCTCAGCAGCAGACAGTGGCGGCAACAAAAAAGGGACGCAGCCATCGGCTACGCCCCTTTTTACGGGCTGACAGCTACCAGCCACCAGCTTAGAAAAACCTAGTCGGATTTCTTGGCCGAGCGCAGGCGCTCGTTTTCGTCCAGCAGGATCTTGCGCATCCGCGTCGACTTCGGGGTTACTTCCAGGTACTCATCCTTCTGGATGTATTCCATGGCTTCTTCCAGCGAAAACTGACGCTTGGGCACGATTTTTACGTTGTCATCCGTACCTGAGGCACGCATGTTGGTGAGCTTCTTGCCTTTCTGAATGTTGATGGTCAAGTCGTTCGGGCGGGTATGCTCTCCGATAACCTGGCCAGCGTATACTTCCTCACCGGGCTCCACGAAGAACTCGCCGCGGTCCTGCATCTTATCGATGGTGTAGGCGGTGCCGGGACCGGTTTCCATGGCAATCAGCGAACCGCTGATCCGGCCGGGAATGGTGCCTTTGTAAGGCTCGTAGGAAGCAAAGCGGTGGTTCATGATGGCCTCACCAGCGGTGGCGGTCAGCACGTTGTTCCGCAGGCCGATCAGGCCCCGGGCCGGAATGTTGAACTCCAGGTGCTGCAGGTCGCCTTTCGGCTCCATGATGGTCAGCTCGCCTTTGCGCATCGTTACCAGTTCGATAACCTTCCCGGCCGTTTCTTCCGGCACGTCCACTACCAAGTGCTCGATGGGCTCGGTGCGGTTGCCATTCTCGTCTTCACGGAACAGTACCTGCGGCTGGCCTACCTGCAGCTCAAACCCTTCGCGGCGCATCGTTTCGATGAGTACCGACAAGTGAAGAATACCGCGGCCGTACACCAAGAATGTATCCTCCTTATCGGTTTCCTTCACGCGCAAAGCGAGGTTTTTCTCCGTTTCCTTGAACAGACGGTCACGCAGGTGGCGCGAGGTCACGAACTTACCTTCCTTACCGAAGAACGGCGAGTTGTTGATGGTGAACAGCATGTTCATCGTCGGCTCGTCGATGCTGATAACGGCGAGGCCCTCGGGGTTGTCGGCGTCAGCCAGCGTATCTCCGATGTCGAAGCCTTCGATGCCGGTCACGGCGCAGATTTCGCCGGAGCTAACCTCCGAAACCTTCGTGCGGCCGAGGCCTTCGAACACCTGCAGCTCTTTGATTTTTACTTTCTTGATGGTGCCGTCGCGCTTCACCAGGCTCATGTTAGCGCCTTCACGCAGCGTACCGCGGTGCACGCGGCCAATGGCGATACGACCCACGAACGACGAGTAGTCGAGCGAAGTAACCTGCATCTGCGGCGTGCCGTCCAGGGTAGGAGCGGGAGGAATGGAAGCCACCACGGCGTCAAGCAGCGGAATGATGCTGTCGGTTTTTACTTTCCAGTCGGTGCTCATCCAGCCCTGCTTCGAAGAGCCGTACAGCGTCACGAAGTCCAGCTGGTCTTCGTTGGCACCCAGGTTGAACATCAGGTCGAACACCTGCTCGTGCACCTCGTCGGGACGGCAGTTTTCTTTGTCGACTTTGTTCACCACTACAATGGGCTTCAGGCCCAGGTCGATGGCTTTGCCCAGTACGAAGCGCGTCTGGGGCATGGCACCTTCGAAAGCATCGACGAGCAGCAATACGCCGTCGGCCATCTTCAGTACCCGCTCCACCTCGCCGCCGAAGTCGGCGTGACCAGGGGTGTCGATGATGTTGATTTTAACGTCTTTGTACCGGACCGATACGTTCTTGGAGACGATGGTGATGCCCCGCTCACGCTCCAGGTCATTGTTGTCCAGAATCAGGTCGTCGAACTGCTGGTGTTCGTCGAACAGCTTGGAGGCGTGGATGATCTTGTCCACGAGCGTGGTCTTGCCGTGGTCAACGTGGGCGATGATGGCGATATTCCGAATGTTCTGCATACAAAGGTTTTTCCGGGCGCAAAGGTACGGAATGTTTAGCGCAAAAACGTGCAGTAATCAATTGTGACTGAGTGAGGAAGAAACAGCGCGTGCGCAGACAGACAACTTATTGGGCTGCTGAGGTTCCCGAAAGTATAGAGGAAATGCTATTCAGCCGGGTAAGACCGAACCTAGGCGTGGTTGCGTATGTTGTAATTGGCCGCCCAGGCACACCGGCCGGCTCACCTGTATTTTCTTCTTTTTATCTCCCTCATGCGCTTTTCTCTGCTTTTTCTGCTTCTCTCCGGAGCTACGCTGAACACGGCCTGCTCGCAAAATAAGCCCGCCCGCGACGCCAAAATGGACCTGGCCGATTCGCCCCGACCCGTAACCAGCCCATCAGCTGCCGCCAAGGCGTATCCCAAGCCAAAGGTCGTGACCGGAAAGCCCGACGAGTTTCCTGTGCGCAAAACCGATGCGCAATGGAAGGCGCAGCTTACGCCGGCCCAGTATTTTATTCTGCGCCAGCAGGGAACCGAGCG containing:
- a CDS encoding acylphosphatase, yielding MSSPIEHRIMHVRGRVQGVFFRQSTQHEARRLGLTGTVRNNPDGTVTIEAEGPAAALDALEAWCHTGPPAARVDQVTATPGAVQGHQEFSVQR
- a CDS encoding DMT family transporter, giving the protein MKNWLILLLAIVAETIGTSALKASEGFTRLWPSVVVVAGYALAFYCLSLTLKAIPIGIAYAVWSGVGIVLITLVGVVLYKQIPDLPAIIGLLLILTGIIVINVFSKTSAH
- a CDS encoding YqjF family protein, with amino-acid sequence MSDYLPPVRSSRWPLMRQRWSNLLFAHWPVSPEVLRPYLPPRLELDLFDGQAWLGVVPFTMSHIRPLGLPAVPGLSALHELNVRTYARLDGVPGVWFLSLDATQPLGVWAARTLFHLPYLHARMQLTHTPDGTLHATATRTHRSEPAATFAASWQPGAALPLAQPNTLAHFLTERYHLYTAGHTVRAGQHGNSLWRGQLWHAPWALREATLTRWESTLVESHGLSTPAGPPLLHAADKLDVWVEELRRV
- the typA gene encoding translational GTPase TypA, with translation MQNIRNIAIIAHVDHGKTTLVDKIIHASKLFDEHQQFDDLILDNNDLERERGITIVSKNVSVRYKDVKINIIDTPGHADFGGEVERVLKMADGVLLLVDAFEGAMPQTRFVLGKAIDLGLKPIVVVNKVDKENCRPDEVHEQVFDLMFNLGANEDQLDFVTLYGSSKQGWMSTDWKVKTDSIIPLLDAVVASIPPAPTLDGTPQMQVTSLDYSSFVGRIAIGRVHRGTLREGANMSLVKRDGTIKKVKIKELQVFEGLGRTKVSEVSSGEICAVTGIEGFDIGDTLADADNPEGLAVISIDEPTMNMLFTINNSPFFGKEGKFVTSRHLRDRLFKETEKNLALRVKETDKEDTFLVYGRGILHLSVLIETMRREGFELQVGQPQVLFREDENGNRTEPIEHLVVDVPEETAGKVIELVTMRKGELTIMEPKGDLQHLEFNIPARGLIGLRNNVLTATAGEAIMNHRFASYEPYKGTIPGRISGSLIAMETGPGTAYTIDKMQDRGEFFVEPGEEVYAGQVIGEHTRPNDLTINIQKGKKLTNMRASGTDDNVKIVPKRQFSLEEAMEYIQKDEYLEVTPKSTRMRKILLDENERLRSAKKSD